A genomic stretch from Plasmodium cynomolgi strain B DNA, chromosome 8, whole genome shotgun sequence includes:
- a CDS encoding GMP synthetase (putative) — GGDYDKILVLNFGSQYFHLIVKRLNNIKIFSETRDYGIDVKEVEELNIKGVILSGGPHSVNEENAPHLKKQVLEYFLEKKIPIFAICYGMQEIAVQMNGEVKKSKNSEYGCTDVKIITSKNKSEEKYKNYKLVDEDSKGSKCILFDGIKNAEKSTVWMNHTDEVTKIPDNFFLVNSTDDCLICAMYNEEHNIYGVQYHPEVYESVDGDKMFYNFAFNICKCTKKFDPIRYHEIELNNIKKYAQDHYVIAAMSGGIDSTVAAAFTHKIFKERFYGIFIDNGLLRKNEGEKVYSFLKGLFPDMNLTKIDASENFLNNLKGVTDPEQKRKIIGKLFIEEFEKAVKNINIDINKTYLLQGTLYPDIIESKCSKRLSDTIKTHHNVGGLPENLKFKLFEPFKYLFKDDVKKLSQELNLPEEITNRHPFPGPGLAIRVIGEIDKQKLNILREVDDIFINDLKAYNLYNDISQAFAVLLPTKSVGVSGDARSYDYVCSLRAVKTSSFMTASWYKIPYDILEKISTRILSEVKGVNRILYDISSKPPATIEFE; from the coding sequence GGCGGTGACTACGACAAGATACTGGTGCTGAACTTCGGCTCGCAGTACTTCCACCTGATCGTGAAGCGGTTAAATAACATCAAAATATTTAGCGAGACGAGGGACTATGGCATTGATGTGAAGGAAGTGGAAGAGTTAAACATCAAGGGGGTTATTCTGTCTGGAGGCCCTCACTCCGTTAACGAGGAGAATGCGCCTCACTTGAAGAAACAAGTattggaatattttttggaaaaaaaaatacccatTTTTGCTATATGTTATGGAATGCAAGAAATAGCTGTACAGATGAATGGTGAAGTTAAAAAGTCCAAAAATTCAGAATATGGATGTACTGAtgtgaaaataataacaagtaaaaataagagtgaagaaaaatataagaattaCAAGCTAGTGGACGAAGATAGCAAAGGCAGCAAATGTATCCTTTTCGAtggtataaaaaatgcagagaAAAGTACCGTATGGATGAACCATACAGATGAAGTGACCAAAATTccggacaatttttttcttgtaaattCTACTGATGACTGCTTAATATGTGCCATGTACAATGAGgaacataatatatatggaGTCCAGTACCACCCTGAGGTGTACGAGTCTGTAGATGGAGATAAGatgttttacaattttgcctTTAATATTTGTAAATGCACGAAAAAATTTGATCCAATTCGATATCACGAAATTGAGCTGAacaatataaagaaatacgCACAAGACCATTACGTAATTGCTGCCATGTCAGGGGGAATAGACAGCACTGTCGCTGCTGCATttacacataaaatattcaaagaAAGATTTTACGGCATCTTCATAGATAATGGattgttaagaaaaaatgaaggcgaAAAAGTGTACTCTTTTTTAAAGGGACTATTCCCAGATATGAACTTAACCAAAATTGATGCAtccgaaaattttttaaataacttaAAAGGTGTTACCGATCCGGaacaaaagaggaaaattatcggaaaattatttatcgAAGAATTTGAAAAGGCAGTAAAGAACATAAATATTGATATTAACAAAACTTATCTCCTACAAGGTACTTTATATCCGGATATTATCGAAAGCAAGTGTTCAAAGAGGCTGTCCGACACGATTAAAACGCATCATAATGTTGGAGGGCTAccagaaaatttaaaattcaAACTATTTGAAccttttaaatatttgttcaAAGATGACGTGAAGAAATTATCACAAGAATTAAATTTGCCAGAAGAAATCACAAACAGACATCCCTTCCCAGGGCCTGGATTGGCCATCCGGGTCATCGGAGAAATAGACaagcaaaaattgaatatcCTCAGGGAAGTGGAcgatatttttatcaacGATTTAAAGGCTTATAATTTGTACAATGACATCAGCCAAGCATTTGCTGTTTTGTTGCCCACCAAATCTGTCGGAGTAAGCGGAGATGCGAGATCGTACGATTATGTGTGTTCGCTTAGGGCAGTTAAAACATCTTCCTTTATGACCGCCAGCTGGTATAAAATTCCGTAcgacattttggaaaagatCTCCACGCGTATTCTTAGCGAGGTTAAGGGAGTCAACAGGATTCTCTACGACATTTCCTCCAAGCCTCCTGCGACGATCGAGTTCGAGTGA